One genomic window of Gossypium hirsutum isolate 1008001.06 chromosome D11, Gossypium_hirsutum_v2.1, whole genome shotgun sequence includes the following:
- the LOC107963074 gene encoding serine/threonine-protein phosphatase 7 long form homolog, which translates to MPYLELAGFGSVALIRSSDLRFDLLSALVERWGPETHTFHFPCGECTVTLKDVALQLGLPIDGSPVTGVSSFTDPAALCYQLLGDSPEDGESYFSGIKFTWLKAKIGQLSTTATEGEFMCAARAWGSAVLAMLYRELCRATNPDVVDMGGCLILLQSWALYRLPFLASFIWMPYRRPEIANVVPSSAYVDSHIWCTNTPIINFNVVEWYHGDRVLRQFGCIQPIPFSPCQVGVVHDMTKRRRFQMDWGIKHQKFVALWNYRLRRIPQMVMATDPQPSSEYIQWYYSCRKPYILKGQLTVIPLHVQQLGGSDATSPMDPDPMAYYPPQPAEPE; encoded by the exons ATGCCGTACTTGGAGCTAGCCGGATTTGGGTCAGTAGCATTGATTCGGTCCTCCGACTTGCGCTTTGATTTATTATCTGCGCTAGTGGAGCGGTGGGGCCCGGAGACTCACACTTTTCATTTTCCGTGCGGGGAGTGCACGGTGACCTTGAAGGATGTTGCATTGCAGCTTGGGCTCCCAATTGACGGGAGTCCTGTAACGGGAGTATCTTCATTTACCGATCCGGCTGCACTTTGTTATCAGCTCCTAGGAGACTCGCCAGAGGACGGTGAATCATATTTTTCTGGCATAAAATTTACATGGCTGAAAGCCAAAATTGGACAATTATCAACGACTGCCACTGAAGGTGAATTTATGTGCGCTGCTCGAGC CTGGGGCTCCGCCGTTCTAGCAATGTTGTATCGGGAGCTTTGTCGGGCGACAAACCCAGATGTTGTAGACATGGGTGGATGCCTCATACTACTGCAGTCTTGGGCGCTCTATCGGCTACCGTTTTTGGCATCC tttatatggatgccaTACCGTAGGCCAGAAATTGCAAATGTTGTACCATCGTCTGCATATGTTGATTCCCACATATGGTGCACTAACAcaccaattatcaatttcaacGTAGTCGAGTGGTATCACGGAGATCGGGTGCTACGACAGTTTGGTTGCATCCAACCTATCCCGTTTTCGCCGTGCCAGGTGGGGGTAGTTCACGACATGACTAAGAGAAGAAGGTTTCAAATGGATTGGGGAATCAAGCACCAAAAATTTGTGGCATTGTGGAACTATCGATTGCGTCGAATACCTCAGATGGTTATGGCTACCGACCCGCAACCATCATCAGAGTATATACAATGGTACTATAGTTGCAGGAAGCCATATATACTTAAAGGCCAGTTGACTGTAATCCCCCTGCACGTGCAGCAACTTGGGGGATCGGACGCAACGAGCCCGATGGATCCGGATCCGATGGCATATTATCCTCCGCAACCAGCAGAGCCCGAGTAG
- the LOC107961861 gene encoding uncharacterized protein has product MECNKEEAVRARGIAEQKMQNGDFEGAKKFALKAQKLFPELENIPQLLTVCNVHYCAKNKLFGSEMDWYGILQIKQSADETSIKKQYRKLALLLHPDKNKFAGAEAAFKLIGEANRVLSDQMNRSQYDLKCKISVKTAPKSASHPSNKASMDSQYEFTFTASYSYQQAQHPTFWTLCSACGIKYQFYLDCLNRLLDCKRCGSSFIAFDLGPYGHSWSQFSNQKEIPNGGPRKVPSQCNGGSHFSHGIAGSAHIPKAGNSHEGFTANQKVDGFSNTRDKEEGVDMPKPNATKPKGSGTSRNAKKRGRKSVEECAETAEGAGQEDCGNNSGLNSNANASHPPRRSSRQKPITDYFSWQKRA; this is encoded by the coding sequence ATGGAGTGTAACAAAGAAGAGGCTGTCAGAGCGAGGGGAATTGCTGAACAAAAGATGCAAAATGGTGATTTTGAGGGTGCTAAGAAGTTTGCATTAAAGGCCCAAAAGTTGTTCCCTGAGCTTGAGAACATACCACAGTTGTTGACAGTATGTAATGTTCACTACTGTGCAAAAAACAAACTTTTTGGGTCGGAAATGGACTGGTATGGGATTCTTCAGATCAAGCAATCAGCTGATGAGACTTCCATCAAGAAGCAGTACAGAAAGCTTGCACTACTGCTCCATCCAGACAAGAATAAATTTGCTGGTGCCGAGGCTGCTTTTAAGTTGATTGGGGAAGCAAACAGGGTTCTTTCAGACCAAATGAACCGTTCTCAATATGATTTGAAGTGCAAAATCTCAGTGAAAACTGCACCAAAGTCAGCTTCTCACCCTTCGAATAAGGCCTCTATGGATAGTCAGTACGAGTTCACATTCACTGCTTCATATTCCTATCAACAGGCACAACATCCAACATTTTGGACACTCTGCAGTGCTTGTGGTATCAAGTACCAGTTCTATTTGGATTGTTTGAACAGATTGTTAGATTGCAAGAGATGTGGGTCTTCCTTCATCGCCTTTGACTTGGGTCCTTACGGCCACTCTTGGAGTCAGTTCTCCAATCAGAAAGAGATTCCAAATGGGGGACCTCGTAAAGTACCTTCGCAATGCAATGGTGGTAGCCACTTCTCGCATGGAATTGCAGGGTCAGCTCATATTCCAAAGGCAGGAAACTCTCATGAGGGTTTTACAGCTAATCAGAAAGTGGACGGGTTTTCAAACACAAGAGACAAAGAGGAAGGTGTCGACATGCCTAAGCCTAATGCGACGAAACCCAAAGGGTCAGGAACATCGAGAAATGCCAAGAAGAGAGGGAGGAAGTCGGTAGAGGAATGTGCTGAAACTGCAGAGGGTGCTGGACAGGAAGATTGTGGAAATAATAGTGGTTTGAACTCAAATGCAAATGCGAGTCATCCTCCTAGGAGATCTTCAAGGCAAAAACCTATTACAGATTATTTTTCTTGGCAAAAACGTGCCTAA